In one window of Desulfonatronospira thiodismutans ASO3-1 DNA:
- a CDS encoding flagellar hook assembly protein FlgD, giving the protein MDIGAASNLLGGYERDFANNDIPRDEDPAELGKMDFLKLLITQLENQDPLDPMDDKEFVAQLAQFSSLEQLTNISEGMESMNENQARQEMLGAVGFIGKEIRADGDGISKDGSGASKIFYNLEDTAQNLYFNIYDENGNMVRTVEKSARQSGDYEFEWDGLNFDGAEAPDGNYSVSISAEGPNGEPVMVNTEMTGRVSGVQDKDGQPHLRLSDGRMLRFADVSEVVGDGSSNSNNNNTEDK; this is encoded by the coding sequence ATGGATATAGGCGCAGCAAGCAATCTCCTGGGCGGATACGAACGGGACTTTGCAAACAACGATATCCCCAGAGACGAGGATCCGGCGGAACTGGGCAAGATGGATTTTCTAAAGCTCCTGATCACCCAGCTGGAAAACCAGGACCCCCTGGACCCCATGGATGACAAGGAGTTCGTGGCCCAGCTGGCTCAGTTTTCCAGCCTGGAGCAGTTGACCAACATCTCCGAGGGCATGGAATCCATGAACGAGAACCAGGCCCGCCAGGAGATGCTGGGGGCGGTGGGCTTTATCGGCAAGGAGATCCGCGCTGACGGAGACGGGATTTCCAAGGACGGGTCAGGAGCTTCCAAGATATTCTACAACCTGGAGGACACTGCCCAGAACCTTTATTTTAATATTTATGACGAAAACGGGAATATGGTGCGCACGGTGGAGAAGTCAGCCCGCCAGTCCGGTGATTACGAGTTTGAATGGGACGGGCTGAACTTTGACGGTGCCGAAGCTCCCGACGGAAATTACAGCGTAAGCATAAGCGCTGAAGGACCCAATGGGGAGCCGGTTATGGTCAATACCGAGATGACCGGGCGTGTATCCGGGGTCCAGGACAAGGACGGCCAGCCCCACCTGCGCCTCAGCGACGGCCGCATGCTTCGCTTTGCTGATGTGAGCGAGGTGGTGGGAGACGGAAGCAGCAACAGCAACAATAACAATACAGAAGATAAATAA
- a CDS encoding flagellar hook-length control protein FliK, translating into MQNFPLMDISQSSGDLLPGMNSSRFGGGEFNDGFRDVFQDALQSPQNNKSPLPSDYNPLPDAGEGRHEQELSREEFAGVKDFLRQQGVSEQEIKNLEESFNESGLTWSELGDELGLDQEMTEMLMQAVKNASREGDSRKYESAGLRLDQKISEEDMDAVKTMLREQGISEQKIQKLKDSFQESGLTWSELGDELGLDREMTEMLMQSVKQEGWGSEDLMSGEMDDMWDEKITPEELDAIKEMLLEQGIDSSELQKLQEKVDNSELSWRELVSRLDMADSHPPMELSSGQRQDLVSFLSELGFNAQERKDLIRDVEQGRLDRVAEQLASRLDKMEDGQRVSLSRSQLESLLQGFRAQSRDRSEYSAFADKELGRSDLKNLLGMIRQDSRESRADGLLQGLKNAAGDSGSRLSREENSLLRMIEAAKEEGKGRSAERGNASANPEAEKKLKDTREKSERSQSMHSGRENSERSEGSKSSRENQDSRNERSGYSAVKDSQELRDQALSGEASRDGGRDSGSNNQDPWEKFLSRVRSDTSQEVRTAAAAAGAREASEAARQGGQAAQREQISQQVMEQVRSGTFKDMGQGKSKMTLQLNPPNLGMLSVVLKMQGSEVRAMVSTSNHEVAQVINDNLPQLRSSLEQQGLRVGKIDVHTQQPDNQPGSWQGREEHNKARDRMKKAMEKARLREMEQEGKGLFKPQKQETVFGKNMSSTGLSIFA; encoded by the coding sequence ATGCAAAATTTTCCCCTTATGGACATATCGCAATCTTCCGGTGACTTGTTGCCGGGCATGAACTCCTCCAGGTTTGGCGGAGGTGAGTTCAACGATGGTTTCCGGGACGTTTTCCAGGACGCTTTGCAGTCCCCCCAGAACAACAAGAGTCCTTTGCCTTCCGATTATAATCCACTCCCTGATGCAGGTGAAGGCCGCCATGAACAGGAGCTCAGCCGGGAAGAATTTGCCGGTGTGAAGGATTTTCTCAGGCAGCAGGGTGTAAGTGAGCAGGAAATAAAAAATCTTGAAGAGAGTTTTAATGAATCCGGTCTGACCTGGAGTGAGCTTGGGGATGAACTGGGTCTGGACCAGGAAATGACAGAGATGCTCATGCAGGCTGTAAAAAATGCCTCCCGTGAAGGTGATTCCCGGAAGTACGAATCGGCAGGGCTACGCCTGGATCAAAAAATATCTGAAGAGGACATGGACGCCGTAAAAACCATGCTTCGGGAGCAGGGGATAAGCGAGCAGAAAATTCAGAAACTCAAAGATAGCTTTCAAGAGTCTGGTCTGACCTGGAGTGAGCTTGGGGACGAACTGGGCCTGGACCGGGAAATGACAGAGATGCTCATGCAGTCTGTAAAGCAGGAAGGCTGGGGCAGCGAAGATCTCATGTCCGGGGAAATGGATGACATGTGGGATGAAAAGATCACCCCGGAAGAACTCGATGCCATAAAAGAGATGCTTCTGGAGCAGGGCATAGACAGCAGTGAGTTGCAAAAACTCCAGGAAAAGGTGGATAATTCCGAGCTTAGCTGGCGCGAGCTGGTGTCCAGGCTGGACATGGCGGACAGTCATCCGCCCATGGAGCTAAGCTCGGGCCAGAGACAGGATTTAGTCAGCTTTTTGTCCGAGCTTGGTTTTAATGCCCAGGAGAGAAAGGACCTGATCCGGGATGTGGAACAGGGCCGGCTGGACCGGGTGGCGGAACAGCTTGCCTCAAGACTAGACAAAATGGAAGACGGCCAGCGGGTATCTTTAAGCCGCAGCCAGCTTGAATCACTGCTGCAGGGATTCAGGGCGCAAAGCAGGGACAGAAGCGAGTATAGTGCATTCGCAGACAAGGAGCTGGGCAGGTCTGATCTTAAGAACCTGTTGGGCATGATTCGCCAGGACTCCCGGGAAAGCCGGGCCGATGGCCTGCTTCAGGGCCTTAAAAACGCAGCAGGCGATTCAGGCAGCAGGCTTTCGCGGGAGGAAAATTCTCTTCTGCGCATGATCGAGGCTGCCAAGGAAGAGGGTAAGGGCCGGAGCGCAGAGCGTGGCAATGCTTCCGCAAATCCTGAGGCAGAAAAGAAGCTCAAGGATACCCGGGAAAAGTCTGAAAGATCTCAAAGCATGCATTCCGGCCGTGAAAATTCGGAAAGGTCCGAGGGTTCCAAATCCAGCCGGGAAAACCAGGACAGCCGCAATGAAAGATCCGGCTACTCAGCTGTGAAGGATTCCCAGGAGCTGAGAGACCAGGCCTTGAGCGGGGAGGCATCCAGAGACGGCGGCAGGGATTCAGGCAGCAATAATCAGGATCCCTGGGAGAAATTTTTGAGCCGGGTACGTTCTGATACATCACAGGAAGTAAGAACCGCAGCAGCCGCAGCCGGGGCAAGGGAGGCGAGTGAGGCTGCCAGGCAGGGCGGACAGGCCGCACAGCGTGAGCAGATTTCCCAGCAGGTGATGGAGCAGGTGCGCAGCGGAACTTTCAAGGATATGGGCCAGGGCAAAAGCAAAATGACCCTGCAGCTCAATCCTCCCAACCTGGGCATGCTCTCTGTTGTGCTCAAAATGCAGGGCAGCGAGGTCCGGGCCATGGTCAGCACTTCCAATCACGAGGTGGCCCAGGTCATAAACGATAATCTGCCCCAGCTGCGCAGCAGCCTGGAGCAGCAGGGGCTACGCGTGGGCAAGATAGATGTGCATACCCAGCAGCCGGATAATCAGCCGGGTTCATGGCAGGGCCGCGAGGAGCACAACAAGGCCAGGGACCGTATGAAAAAGGCCATGGAAAAGGCCAGGCTCAGGGAAATGGAGCAGGAGGGCAAGGGGCTTTTCAAGCCCCAGAAGCAGGAAACTGTTTTCGGCAAGAACATGTCCAGCACAGGACTAAGCATTTTTGCCTGA
- a CDS encoding STAS domain-containing protein: MERVHIEDKGNMLIVDISREMTMEIVDDLKKEFEDLFSRPWQVMALDLSGVAFMDSAGIGFVTALNNRSLQEGRKFCLLNPSEQVIKTLKLVNLWDLFATYPSLEEISRSLNLEQS, translated from the coding sequence ATGGAAAGAGTGCATATAGAGGACAAGGGCAACATGCTCATAGTGGACATCTCCCGGGAGATGACCATGGAGATCGTGGATGACCTCAAGAAAGAATTCGAAGACCTTTTCAGCCGTCCCTGGCAGGTGATGGCCCTGGACCTGTCCGGGGTGGCCTTTATGGACAGTGCCGGAATAGGCTTTGTCACCGCCCTGAACAACCGCAGTCTGCAGGAAGGCCGAAAATTCTGCCTGCTGAACCCCTCGGAACAGGTCATCAAGACCCTGAAGCTGGTCAATCTCTGGGACCTGTTTGCAACCTATCCCTCCCTTGAAGAAATTTCCCGCAGCTTGAACCTGGAGCAGAGTTAG
- a CDS encoding ATP-binding protein, producing the protein MLQLILKDTVTPCRARMIARGVKAFLDTFVTSDVLFDIELVLTESCNNAALHAYQGLPGELEIKLDIVENEQVGLQVRDWGREFQCPWTLPDNNQESGRGIYIMRQVMHTFDYSRVEDSNVFSFTKKVEPEQWKECI; encoded by the coding sequence ATGCTGCAGCTGATCCTCAAAGATACAGTGACACCTTGTCGGGCCAGGATGATTGCCCGGGGGGTAAAGGCTTTTCTGGACACCTTTGTAACTTCTGATGTACTGTTCGATATTGAGCTGGTGCTGACGGAGTCCTGCAACAATGCGGCTCTGCATGCGTATCAGGGGTTGCCGGGAGAACTGGAAATAAAGCTGGATATAGTTGAGAATGAACAGGTGGGTTTGCAGGTCCGGGACTGGGGCCGGGAGTTTCAGTGTCCCTGGACTCTTCCGGATAACAACCAGGAATCCGGACGGGGCATCTACATAATGCGCCAGGTGATGCATACCTTTGATTATTCCCGGGTAGAGGACAGCAATGTTTTTTCATTCACCAAAAAAGTCGAGCCTGAGCAATGGAAAGAGTGCATATAG
- a CDS encoding PP2C family protein-serine/threonine phosphatase, with protein MKKVKLLIAEDSSINRKFLIRLLGDEFEIEESCDGEEAVDKFAAFAPDIVLLDIHMPVMDGLEVIRHIRNTSVDRDVFILVLTGEESTEVKVEALNQGANDFVLKPFVREELQARVRVAKRQVLILEELRKAYAVISTEMDMVADLQARLLPRDGFEFPGIDLDWMYLPSGRASGDYYDFFPVGPDTLRFVVADVSGHGARAAFIMNTVRAIFRMSWRNYFPLEQVVGFVNTDLCQIVGGEADFVTLLACDLNLGASSLSYINAGHCPGFFLADQEIMHEAQPNCRPLGIFPLDISAGEITFKESLKAFLYTDGFYEWELTPGEILGLDRFRSEVQQMILQDCFGLEALKERLKRIGNDRVWFRDDLTALWVRTNL; from the coding sequence ATGAAAAAAGTAAAGCTTCTAATTGCCGAGGACTCCAGCATCAACCGGAAGTTTCTCATACGTCTACTGGGTGATGAATTCGAAATAGAGGAGAGCTGCGACGGGGAGGAGGCGGTGGATAAATTTGCCGCTTTTGCCCCGGACATAGTACTGCTGGACATTCATATGCCGGTTATGGACGGTCTGGAAGTGATCCGGCATATCCGCAATACCTCAGTGGACAGGGATGTCTTTATCCTGGTGCTCACCGGAGAGGAGTCCACCGAGGTCAAGGTGGAGGCCCTGAACCAGGGGGCCAACGATTTTGTACTCAAACCCTTTGTCCGGGAGGAGCTTCAGGCCAGGGTCAGGGTGGCCAAGCGGCAGGTTCTTATTCTGGAAGAGCTGCGCAAGGCCTATGCCGTCATTTCCACAGAAATGGACATGGTGGCCGATCTTCAGGCCAGACTGCTTCCCCGGGACGGATTTGAGTTTCCCGGTATTGACCTGGACTGGATGTATCTGCCATCAGGGAGGGCCAGCGGGGATTATTACGATTTTTTTCCTGTAGGTCCGGACACTCTGCGATTCGTTGTGGCTGACGTTTCCGGGCACGGGGCCAGGGCCGCTTTCATCATGAATACTGTACGGGCTATTTTCCGCATGTCCTGGCGTAACTATTTTCCCCTGGAGCAGGTGGTGGGTTTCGTAAACACCGATCTGTGTCAGATAGTGGGGGGCGAGGCTGATTTTGTCACCCTGCTGGCCTGCGACCTGAACCTTGGGGCGAGTTCCCTTTCTTATATCAATGCCGGGCACTGCCCTGGGTTCTTTCTGGCCGACCAGGAAATAATGCACGAGGCCCAGCCCAATTGCAGGCCCCTGGGAATTTTTCCCCTGGACATATCCGCAGGGGAGATCACCTTTAAAGAAAGCCTTAAAGCCTTTTTGTATACTGACGGTTTTTACGAGTGGGAATTGACCCCCGGGGAGATCCTTGGTCTGGACAGGTTTCGAAGCGAGGTGCAGCAGATGATCCTCCAGGATTGTTTCGGTCTCGAGGCGCTCAAGGAAAGGCTTAAGCGTATAGGCAATGACCGTGTCTGGTTCAGGGATGATCTCACCGCCCTGTGGGTCAGGACAAATCTTTAA
- the dtd gene encoding D-aminoacyl-tRNA deacylase, with the protein MRVLLQRTKWAGVKTVVDQEPREVRVDRGLTGLVGFFREDAGLPGTRAWETMVGKILNLRIFPDENQRMNLSLADIQGDLLLVPQFTLYADCRKGRRPGFSDSMPGDKAQELFGSFVSRVEQSWDRVYAGFFGADMDVELCNWGPVTIMLDSRDFE; encoded by the coding sequence ATGAGAGTACTTCTGCAGCGGACAAAATGGGCCGGGGTCAAGACTGTGGTGGACCAAGAGCCAAGAGAGGTAAGGGTTGACAGGGGCCTGACCGGGCTTGTGGGTTTTTTTCGCGAGGATGCCGGATTGCCCGGGACCAGGGCCTGGGAGACCATGGTCGGAAAAATACTCAACCTGAGGATATTTCCCGATGAAAACCAGCGCATGAACCTCAGCCTGGCGGATATCCAGGGGGATCTGCTGCTGGTGCCGCAGTTCACCCTGTATGCAGACTGCCGCAAAGGGCGAAGGCCCGGGTTTTCCGATTCCATGCCCGGGGACAAAGCCCAGGAGCTTTTCGGATCTTTTGTAAGCCGGGTGGAGCAGTCATGGGACAGGGTCTATGCAGGTTTTTTCGGGGCGGACATGGACGTGGAGCTTTGCAACTGGGGACCGGTGACCATTATGCTGGACAGCCGGGATTTTGAATAG
- a CDS encoding sensor domain-containing protein — MIFHEIQDRFWILNQLPLGIFILDQDMRIQFWNRIMQEWTEHDARTVIGQRLPDMYPELKQPRFEPRIQAVLDGGPPAVFSSHLHGWFIPITNRDGDKRLQNTTIASIRVQESSQWTRLALVTIQDVTELNQRISEHRKVRDQVVEELKKRREIEQRLRREKAFVSKLLDTVDSLVVLLDNEGRIIHFNRACERLSGYSFQDLQGKEIFKRLIPPEEAETVRSFFSPDFANLPHHFENYWLTRAGEKRLIAWSNCIINDEEGNPDYVLGTGIDITEQRRMQERIEHMAMHDGLTGLPNRNLLQDRMEMAIAAAKRTGNRVALLFLDLDGFKAINDNYGHSTGDEVLTLVSRRLKELVRASDTVARFGGDEFVILLTDTGKLEDAKQVARKVAWQLSRPYILPSGEHQLGVSMGISLYPDDAESAEDLMRLADKAMYRVKKSSGDKETCFLASCENV; from the coding sequence ATGATTTTTCATGAAATTCAGGATAGATTCTGGATATTAAACCAGCTTCCCCTGGGTATTTTTATTCTGGACCAGGATATGCGTATCCAGTTCTGGAACAGGATCATGCAGGAATGGACTGAACATGATGCCAGAACTGTTATTGGCCAGCGGCTCCCGGATATGTATCCTGAACTCAAGCAGCCCCGGTTTGAGCCCAGGATCCAGGCAGTACTGGATGGGGGGCCGCCTGCTGTTTTTTCCTCGCACCTGCACGGCTGGTTTATCCCCATCACCAACCGGGATGGAGACAAAAGGCTTCAAAACACTACCATCGCCTCCATCAGGGTACAGGAAAGCTCCCAATGGACCAGACTGGCCTTAGTGACCATCCAGGATGTAACCGAACTGAACCAGAGGATCTCTGAGCACAGGAAAGTCCGCGACCAGGTCGTGGAAGAGCTCAAGAAGCGCCGGGAAATAGAACAGCGCCTGCGCCGGGAGAAGGCCTTTGTATCCAAGCTCCTGGATACTGTGGATTCCCTGGTGGTGCTGCTGGACAATGAAGGCAGAATTATACATTTCAACAGGGCCTGCGAAAGACTGTCAGGGTATTCTTTCCAGGATCTGCAGGGGAAAGAGATTTTCAAAAGGCTCATTCCCCCTGAAGAAGCAGAAACAGTCAGGTCTTTTTTCAGCCCTGATTTTGCAAACCTGCCCCATCACTTTGAGAATTACTGGTTGACCAGGGCAGGAGAAAAAAGGCTTATAGCCTGGTCCAACTGTATTATAAACGATGAGGAGGGCAACCCGGACTATGTGCTGGGCACGGGGATAGACATAACCGAGCAGCGCCGGATGCAGGAGCGCATTGAGCACATGGCCATGCATGACGGACTCACCGGCCTGCCCAACAGGAACCTTCTTCAGGACCGCATGGAAATGGCCATCGCCGCAGCCAAAAGAACGGGAAACAGGGTGGCGCTTTTGTTTCTGGATCTGGACGGATTCAAGGCCATTAACGACAATTATGGGCACAGCACAGGAGACGAGGTGTTGACTCTGGTCTCCCGGCGTTTGAAAGAATTGGTCAGGGCCTCTGATACGGTTGCCCGCTTCGGCGGGGATGAGTTTGTCATCCTGCTTACAGACACAGGAAAGCTGGAAGATGCCAAGCAGGTTGCCCGCAAGGTTGCCTGGCAGCTTTCCCGGCCATATATTCTGCCTTCCGGGGAACATCAGCTGGGGGTCAGTATGGGCATCAGCCTTTACCCGGATGATGCCGAAAGTGCTGAAGATCTTATGCGCCTGGCGGACAAGGCCATGTACAGGGTGAAAAAAAGCAGCGGCGACAAAGAAACGTGTTTTCTGGCTTCCTGTGAGAATGTTTGA
- a CDS encoding chemotaxis protein CheX, translating into MLNDLHRDALTEIINIGVGQAGNALNSMLAMHVELSVPEIKVLEPEDVQQELAPLDKSSLATVILRFSGPVPGKAALLFPPESALNLVTLLVQEEPGDTDLDSIRSEALTEIGNIVLNSVLGNFANILSMDLEYSLPDFMFETSVHDLLQQEGGEGHSIILAKAHFKVREHSIAGDILLLFGINSMTELSSMLDMLVKKQAGE; encoded by the coding sequence ATGTTAAATGATCTGCACAGGGATGCCCTGACTGAAATCATAAATATCGGCGTGGGACAGGCAGGCAATGCCCTGAACTCCATGCTGGCCATGCACGTGGAGCTAAGTGTTCCCGAAATCAAGGTCCTGGAGCCGGAGGACGTTCAGCAGGAGCTTGCCCCCTTAGATAAATCCTCCCTGGCCACTGTTATTTTAAGGTTTTCAGGTCCGGTTCCAGGGAAGGCGGCCCTGTTATTCCCTCCTGAAAGCGCCCTGAACCTGGTCACATTGTTGGTGCAGGAGGAGCCCGGGGATACGGACCTGGACTCCATTCGCAGCGAGGCTCTGACTGAGATCGGCAATATTGTGCTCAACAGCGTCCTGGGCAATTTTGCCAACATTCTAAGCATGGACCTGGAGTATTCACTCCCGGATTTCATGTTTGAGACCAGCGTGCATGACCTCCTGCAGCAGGAAGGCGGTGAAGGACACTCCATAATTCTGGCCAAGGCCCATTTCAAAGTCAGAGAGCACTCCATCGCCGGTGACATTCTTCTGCTTTTCGGCATCAACTCCATGACCGAGCTTTCCAGTATGCTGGACATGCTTGTCAAAAAGCAGGCCGGAGAATGA
- a CDS encoding response regulator, whose amino-acid sequence MARVLIVEDSVFQRTILKRIVQQSGHEAVEAASGREGLRKIDELQPDLILLDLLMPDINGFQVLQVLESKHVKTPVVVVTADVQETTRQKCQEHGVVELVNKPVNDEKMFEVLNNHLGSR is encoded by the coding sequence ATGGCCAGGGTATTGATAGTAGAGGACTCGGTCTTTCAAAGAACCATACTGAAAAGAATTGTGCAGCAGTCCGGTCATGAAGCCGTGGAAGCGGCTTCGGGCCGGGAAGGCCTGCGCAAGATAGATGAACTGCAGCCGGACCTGATCCTGCTGGACCTGCTTATGCCGGATATCAACGGCTTCCAGGTGCTGCAGGTGCTGGAGAGTAAACATGTCAAAACGCCTGTAGTGGTTGTCACCGCTGACGTACAGGAGACCACCAGGCAGAAATGTCAGGAGCACGGGGTGGTGGAGCTGGTGAACAAGCCGGTGAATGATGAAAAAATGTTCGAGGTGCTTAATAATCACCTCGGTTCCAGATAA
- the panB gene encoding 3-methyl-2-oxobutanoate hydroxymethyltransferase translates to MDEVMPRMTVPEVIKTKGQRKLTMLTAYESAMARFVDQGGIDMILVGDSLAMVVLGHEDTLSVTMDEMLHHTRAVTRVAGNSLIVADLPFMSYQVSVEEAVINAGRMLKEGRAGAVKVEGGDSILPQIQGMVKAGIPVMGHLGLTPQSIAHFGGFKVQGRGEAGEKIVQEARKLEEAGCFSLVLEAVPPGLASRITSSLNIPTIGIGAGLECDGQVLVINDLLGMSTGPGPRFVKKYADLAGVISEAVERYRREVQNGEFPDESHCYKDS, encoded by the coding sequence ATGGATGAAGTTATGCCAAGGATGACGGTGCCGGAAGTTATAAAGACCAAGGGACAAAGAAAGCTGACCATGCTTACCGCCTATGAAAGTGCCATGGCCAGGTTTGTGGACCAGGGCGGGATCGACATGATTCTTGTGGGGGACTCTCTGGCCATGGTGGTGCTGGGGCATGAGGATACCCTTTCCGTGACCATGGATGAAATGCTGCACCACACCAGGGCTGTGACCAGGGTTGCCGGTAATTCACTGATAGTGGCCGACCTACCTTTTATGTCCTACCAGGTAAGCGTGGAAGAAGCGGTGATCAATGCCGGCCGCATGCTCAAAGAAGGCCGGGCCGGAGCGGTGAAAGTGGAAGGCGGGGACAGCATTCTGCCTCAGATCCAGGGCATGGTAAAAGCCGGGATACCGGTCATGGGCCACCTGGGGCTTACGCCGCAGAGCATTGCCCACTTTGGAGGCTTCAAGGTCCAGGGCCGGGGCGAGGCCGGGGAAAAAATAGTGCAGGAGGCGCGCAAGCTGGAGGAAGCCGGCTGCTTCAGCCTGGTACTGGAGGCTGTGCCGCCGGGACTGGCTTCCAGGATAACTTCAAGCCTGAACATTCCCACCATCGGCATAGGGGCCGGACTGGAGTGCGACGGTCAGGTTCTGGTGATAAATGATCTGCTGGGGATGAGCACCGGACCGGGGCCCAGGTTTGTAAAGAAATACGCCGATCTGGCCGGAGTTATTTCCGAGGCGGTGGAGCGTTACCGCAGGGAGGTTCAAAACGGTGAATTTCCCGATGAAAGCCATTGCTACAAGGACAGCTAA
- a CDS encoding cereblon family protein: MYDLLKEEPGKDFSPDAASLEETREFQSRPNLLCSGCLSRITSQDAGISINGSQKHVFVNPHGLVFEVGCFSWAVNCLGTGPSTAEFSWFPGFTWQIAVCISCLMHLGWRYSSGDSGEFYGLIMDRLILDTSSEK, encoded by the coding sequence ATGTATGATCTACTCAAGGAAGAACCGGGAAAGGACTTCAGTCCGGATGCTGCTTCCCTGGAAGAAACCCGTGAGTTCCAGAGCAGGCCCAACCTGCTGTGCTCCGGGTGCCTGAGCAGGATAACCAGCCAGGATGCGGGCATCAGTATCAACGGCAGTCAGAAGCATGTTTTTGTAAACCCACACGGGCTCGTATTCGAAGTCGGCTGCTTTTCCTGGGCTGTAAACTGCCTGGGGACCGGACCAAGCACTGCTGAATTCTCCTGGTTTCCAGGATTTACATGGCAGATCGCGGTGTGCATATCCTGTCTAATGCACCTGGGCTGGCGTTACTCATCCGGAGACTCAGGCGAATTCTACGGACTTATCATGGACCGCCTGATTCTTGATACCTCGAGTGAAAAATAG
- a CDS encoding M23 family metallopeptidase, with product MIRKILFSLLLIFFWAMPVYALDVQVPSEVGRGEPFWVDISSDDKPAGIKVAWMDREFAVPVDLPGEQRVLLGAGLDKTGEHELSLVFDLDGESLEKTFKISVKDKDYPEQHLSLPEEMVTPPQEVHDRIARDREQIRSALSTLTMDRYWEEDFKEPVPGDVSSPFGVQRFLNGQPRSAHQGVDFRGPEGTPVKAVTDGRVVLTGDFYYGGKTVILDHGQGIHSLYMHLSSIDVQEDVFVSQGEKVGEVGMTGRATGPHLHLGVYVLGDAVDPMYLLDR from the coding sequence ATGATCAGGAAAATTCTCTTTTCCCTGCTGCTGATTTTTTTCTGGGCTATGCCGGTTTATGCCCTGGATGTACAGGTCCCCTCTGAAGTCGGCCGGGGTGAACCTTTCTGGGTGGATATCAGTTCTGATGATAAGCCGGCGGGAATAAAGGTCGCCTGGATGGACAGGGAGTTTGCAGTTCCCGTGGATCTGCCCGGGGAGCAGAGGGTGCTTCTTGGTGCCGGACTGGATAAAACAGGAGAACATGAACTGAGCCTGGTGTTTGACCTGGATGGAGAAAGCCTGGAAAAGACTTTTAAAATATCTGTAAAGGACAAGGATTACCCGGAGCAGCACCTGAGCCTGCCCGAGGAGATGGTTACCCCTCCCCAGGAGGTCCATGACCGCATCGCCCGGGACAGAGAGCAGATCCGCTCCGCCCTTAGCACCCTGACCATGGACAGGTACTGGGAAGAAGATTTTAAAGAGCCTGTTCCGGGAGACGTCAGTTCTCCATTCGGCGTTCAGAGGTTTTTAAACGGCCAGCCCAGGTCCGCGCACCAGGGAGTGGACTTCAGGGGACCTGAAGGCACGCCGGTAAAGGCCGTAACAGACGGCAGGGTGGTGCTCACCGGTGACTTTTATTACGGAGGGAAGACGGTTATCCTGGATCACGGCCAGGGCATCCATTCTCTTTACATGCATTTGAGCAGCATTGATGTGCAGGAGGATGTCTTTGTATCCCAGGGTGAGAAAGTAGGAGAAGTGGGCATGACCGGCAGGGCTACCGGCCCTCATCTGCATCTCGGGGTTTATGTGCTGGGAGATGCAGTGGATCCCATGTATCTTCTGGACAGGTGA
- a CDS encoding YkgJ family cysteine cluster protein, with the protein MQYGNKSEHTRSKCIKCGQCCRRNSPALHQEDLPLITGKSLGRNTLILYRRGEPALDNVMGTPVLLGREMIKIRSANAGHRGCLFLDQHSGHCSIYGSRPMECSLLECWNPDPLMNYYQKNRLTRADIFPKGSAMDELICMHEEKCPVTELSYMLQQEVNAPGTLREEINSLLAFDDSFRQGFQEKTGAHEEDMLFYFGRPLKELVRPLMDFM; encoded by the coding sequence ATGCAATACGGCAACAAAAGCGAACATACCCGGAGCAAGTGCATCAAATGCGGCCAGTGCTGCCGCAGAAACAGCCCGGCCCTGCATCAGGAAGATCTCCCCCTTATAACCGGAAAAAGCCTCGGCCGAAACACCCTGATTCTATACCGCAGGGGAGAACCGGCCCTGGACAATGTCATGGGCACTCCCGTGCTCCTGGGCAGGGAAATGATCAAAATCAGGTCAGCAAATGCCGGTCACCGGGGATGTCTGTTCCTGGACCAGCATTCCGGGCATTGCAGCATTTACGGTTCCAGGCCCATGGAGTGCAGCCTCCTGGAATGCTGGAACCCTGACCCCCTGATGAACTACTACCAGAAAAACCGCCTCACCAGGGCGGATATATTTCCCAAAGGCTCGGCCATGGACGAGCTCATCTGCATGCACGAGGAGAAATGCCCTGTTACAGAACTATCTTACATGCTGCAACAGGAAGTAAACGCCCCCGGGACGCTGCGTGAAGAAATAAACAGCCTCCTGGCTTTTGACGATTCCTTTCGGCAGGGCTTTCAGGAAAAAACCGGGGCTCATGAAGAGGACATGCTCTTCTATTTTGGCCGTCCCCTGAAGGAGCTGGTCCGTCCCCTGATGGATTTCATGTAA